In the Candidatus Bathyarchaeota archaeon genome, one interval contains:
- a CDS encoding CBS domain-containing protein, which translates to MASEDFVSQIMSKNVITVDASEKVLKALQIMAEKGIGSVLIVKNGKPVGILTERDIAKKLVANKETLDKKTEDVMSKPLITVSPDTGIFEALQLMRKNNIRRLPVVKNGKLEGIITEKDLLYWVLRVAYAPYPPP; encoded by the coding sequence TTGGCTAGTGAAGATTTCGTATCTCAAATAATGAGTAAAAACGTGATAACAGTTGATGCTTCAGAAAAAGTGTTAAAAGCCCTTCAAATAATGGCTGAAAAAGGTATAGGAAGCGTTTTAATCGTTAAAAACGGTAAACCAGTAGGAATATTAACGGAAAGAGATATTGCGAAAAAACTTGTTGCAAATAAGGAAACATTAGATAAGAAGACTGAAGATGTTATGAGTAAACCTTTAATTACTGTTTCTCCAGATACAGGAATCTTTGAAGCCCTTCAACTTATGCGAAAAAACAATATTAGACGTCTTCCAGTAGTGAAGAATGGAAAGCTTGAAGGGATAATTACAGAAAAAGATTTATTATACTGGGTTTTAAGAGTGGCTTATGCACCTTATCCTCCACCTTAA
- a CDS encoding phosphotransferase has protein sequence MIDETFIKSLRREWLEKPVKVVKLKGGITNELYLVEDEEGRKYKVRIPGKKTELFIDREAEIKNLKALEATEITPKLYEHKEDTQISIIEFISGKVAKKEDFKDPKVRWKAVNAIKLIHNSNVQLCNIFNIFREVERYNSLLKPYGKAILSDYPVDEMVKTVKNIEVEARKDEPIKLAPCHNDLLPENFIFVNDKVYIIDWEYAGMNDPCFDIADFIAELDNLTSDEEEHIKQLYFGDGKAREKRRVDLYKLPSRLWWGLWAVMQYHVSELDFDFNSYARFQFNECLKHFEMLKEKYPEVTSKNLF, from the coding sequence TTGATTGATGAAACGTTTATTAAAAGCTTAAGGCGTGAATGGCTTGAGAAACCGGTGAAGGTTGTTAAGCTTAAAGGTGGAATAACGAACGAGCTTTATTTAGTGGAGGATGAAGAAGGCAGAAAATATAAGGTTAGAATTCCAGGTAAAAAAACAGAGCTTTTTATAGATAGGGAAGCTGAAATAAAAAATTTAAAAGCTTTAGAAGCGACTGAAATAACTCCAAAGCTTTACGAGCATAAAGAAGATACTCAAATATCGATTATTGAGTTTATTTCTGGAAAGGTAGCTAAAAAAGAAGATTTTAAAGATCCTAAAGTTAGATGGAAAGCTGTTAACGCTATAAAGTTAATTCACAATTCTAACGTTCAACTTTGCAATATATTTAATATCTTTAGAGAGGTTGAAAGATATAATAGTTTGCTTAAACCTTACGGCAAGGCTATTTTAAGCGATTACCCAGTAGATGAAATGGTTAAAACAGTTAAAAACATAGAGGTTGAAGCGCGTAAAGATGAGCCTATAAAGCTTGCTCCATGCCATAATGATCTTTTACCTGAAAACTTCATTTTCGTTAATGATAAAGTTTACATTATTGATTGGGAGTATGCAGGGATGAATGACCCATGCTTTGATATCGCTGATTTTATTGCAGAGCTTGATAATTTAACAAGTGATGAGGAGGAACATATAAAGCAATTATATTTTGGCGATGGAAAAGCAAGAGAGAAGCGTAGAGTAGATTTATATAAGCTTCCATCTAGGCTTTGGTGGGGTTTATGGGCAGTTATGCAATATCATGTTTCAGAGTTAGATTTCGATTTTAATAGCTACGCGAGATTCCAATTTAACGAGTGTTTAAAGCATTTTGAAATGCTGAAAGAAAAATATCCAGAAGTAACAAGCAAAAACTTATTTTAA
- a CDS encoding lipoate--protein ligase family protein, translating into MIEEWRLIELTINDAYMNMAIDEAILTMIQKGESQNTIRFYRWNPSAVSIGYFQSLIEEVNIETCRKLNVDIVRRITGGGAVYHDYNGEITYSVIASTNNPKIPGNILKSYSVLCNGIVLGLKKLGLNSTFKPINDIVVNEKKISGNAQTRKLNAILQHGTILIDVNVEKMFNLLKISDEKIKDKMIKSAKERVTSIKKELNKEVSFSEVAEALKNGFEEALNIKLSLGKLTQEEKSLAEKLKKEKYSAKEWLYKR; encoded by the coding sequence ATGATTGAAGAATGGCGTTTAATCGAATTAACTATAAATGATGCATATATGAATATGGCTATAGATGAGGCTATTTTAACTATGATTCAAAAAGGTGAATCTCAAAATACGATAAGATTTTATAGATGGAATCCATCAGCTGTTTCTATCGGATACTTCCAAAGTTTAATTGAGGAAGTTAACATTGAAACATGCAGAAAACTTAATGTAGACATAGTGAGGAGAATAACTGGAGGAGGCGCTGTTTACCACGATTATAATGGAGAAATAACTTACAGCGTTATAGCCTCTACAAATAACCCGAAAATTCCAGGGAATATTCTAAAATCCTATAGCGTTTTATGCAATGGAATAGTTTTAGGGTTAAAAAAGCTTGGTTTAAACTCTACCTTTAAACCTATAAACGATATTGTTGTTAATGAGAAAAAAATTTCTGGAAACGCTCAAACAAGAAAATTGAATGCTATTCTTCAACATGGAACAATTTTAATTGATGTTAATGTAGAGAAAATGTTTAATCTACTTAAAATAAGCGATGAAAAAATAAAGGATAAAATGATTAAATCTGCGAAAGAAAGAGTTACAAGCATTAAAAAAGAGTTGAATAAGGAGGTTAGCTTCAGCGAGGTTGCTGAAGCTTTAAAAAATGGTTTTGAAGAAGCTTTAAACATAAAGCTTTCTTTAGGAAAGCTTACGCAAGAAGAGAAATCTTTAGCTGAAAAATTAAAGAAGGAAAAATACTCTGCAAAAGAGTGGCTTTATAAAAGGTGA
- a CDS encoding radical SAM protein — MQETLNLQDLKLEEEIKLAREASWKNLGRKIVFFTPSFIYYKKHFSPWSFPSISITGESCALKCDHCDGKILKTMIPALTPKKLIDVCMEIEKHKGLGCLISGGCLINGVVPLKNFSKAIKEVKSKTKLKIVVHTGLIDEETAFSLKEAGVDAALIDVIGSEKTLKEIYHLNTNVESFDKSLSIINKAGLPLIPHILVGLQHGEIEGEYNALNIISRYNPSALIVIVFFPIKGTKMEKDDPPAIPKVIKFIAFARKVFSGTPIALGCARPTGAYRVKLDSLAVKTGVNGIAFPAEEAVELAKSLNLEILYSNVCCSQIYEEYLKT, encoded by the coding sequence GTGCAGGAAACTCTGAATCTTCAAGATTTAAAACTAGAAGAAGAAATAAAGCTTGCTAGAGAAGCTTCCTGGAAAAATCTTGGAAGAAAAATAGTTTTCTTTACTCCAAGCTTCATTTATTATAAAAAACATTTTTCTCCTTGGAGTTTTCCGTCAATTTCTATAACTGGAGAAAGCTGCGCTTTAAAATGCGATCATTGCGATGGAAAAATATTGAAAACTATGATTCCTGCTTTAACTCCCAAAAAATTAATAGATGTTTGCATGGAGATTGAAAAACATAAAGGTTTAGGATGCTTAATAAGCGGTGGCTGCTTAATAAATGGGGTTGTTCCATTAAAAAATTTTTCAAAAGCCATTAAAGAAGTTAAATCAAAAACTAAATTAAAAATTGTTGTGCATACAGGGTTAATAGATGAGGAAACAGCTTTCAGCCTTAAAGAAGCTGGTGTTGACGCAGCTTTAATAGATGTTATTGGAAGCGAGAAAACCTTAAAAGAAATATACCATTTAAACACTAATGTTGAAAGCTTTGATAAATCTTTAAGCATTATTAATAAAGCTGGTCTCCCGCTTATCCCTCATATTTTAGTCGGTCTTCAGCATGGAGAAATTGAAGGTGAATATAACGCGCTTAACATTATTTCCCGCTATAACCCATCTGCTTTAATAGTAATCGTTTTCTTTCCAATTAAAGGAACTAAAATGGAAAAAGATGATCCTCCAGCTATTCCTAAAGTGATTAAATTTATAGCGTTTGCAAGAAAAGTTTTTTCAGGCACACCTATAGCGTTAGGTTGCGCTAGACCAACAGGCGCTTATAGAGTTAAATTAGATTCATTAGCTGTTAAAACCGGCGTAAACGGTATAGCTTTTCCAGCTGAAGAAGCTGTTGAATTAGCTAAATCTTTAAATTTAGAGATTTTATATTCTAATGTTTGCTGCTCTCAAATTTATGAAGAGTATTTAAAAACTTGA
- a CDS encoding ATP-dependent DNA ligase has translation MRYLKLADFYEKIEATTKRLEITDLLTELLKQTPKESIDKIVYLTQGKLYPDFIGVELGLAEKLAIKAISEVSGKPEDEVEKKFGELGDLGKVAETLLERKAQQTLFQRPLTINMVYDAFEKMAKASGEGAMDLKIRYLCSLLNDATPKEARYIVRTALGRLRLGVADMTILDALAIAYGGGKASREILERAYNLSSDLGFVAKTVAVEGLEGIKKFKISIGRPIRPMLAERLSDPKEILEKLNGKGAAEYKYDGIRLQAHLFNDKVYLFSRRLENITSQFPDACKHIRECVKVKEAIVEGECVGVDPNTGDMLPFQVISQRRGRKYDIEKMEEEVPVEVFLFDVLYVNDEDYTVKPFLERRRKLEEIIEETEKGKISELIIASDPEELDRYMDKAVSDGCEGLMVKSIGVDSIYKAGARGWTWIKYKRSYKAELADTFDLVPIGGFYGKGKRAGSYGALLMAAYNKEEDIFETVCKLGSGFTDEDLKKLSDEMRKWVIPHKHARVDSLMEADIWFSPSIVLEVASDEITLSPLHSCGRDLIKKESGLALRFPRFTGRWRFDKSPEDATTTSEILETYKKQLKKI, from the coding sequence TTGCGATACTTAAAATTAGCTGATTTCTACGAGAAAATTGAAGCTACAACTAAAAGGCTTGAAATTACAGATTTATTAACAGAGCTTTTAAAGCAAACCCCTAAAGAATCTATAGATAAAATTGTTTATTTAACTCAAGGAAAACTCTACCCAGATTTTATTGGAGTTGAACTAGGTTTAGCTGAAAAACTCGCTATTAAAGCTATTTCAGAAGTTTCAGGTAAACCTGAAGATGAAGTTGAAAAAAAATTCGGTGAACTTGGCGATTTAGGGAAAGTTGCTGAAACTCTTTTAGAAAGAAAAGCGCAGCAAACTCTTTTTCAAAGACCATTAACCATAAATATGGTTTACGATGCTTTCGAAAAAATGGCTAAAGCTTCAGGAGAGGGCGCTATGGATTTAAAAATTAGATATCTTTGCAGCTTATTAAATGATGCTACACCTAAAGAAGCTAGATATATTGTGAGAACAGCCTTAGGTAGATTAAGGTTAGGCGTCGCCGACATGACTATTTTAGATGCTTTAGCTATAGCATATGGTGGTGGAAAAGCTTCAAGAGAAATTTTAGAAAGAGCCTATAATTTATCCTCAGATTTAGGGTTTGTAGCTAAAACTGTAGCTGTTGAAGGGCTTGAGGGAATTAAAAAATTTAAAATCTCTATAGGAAGACCTATTAGACCTATGCTTGCAGAAAGGCTTTCAGACCCTAAAGAAATTCTGGAAAAGCTTAACGGTAAAGGCGCTGCTGAATACAAGTATGATGGTATTCGATTGCAAGCTCACTTATTTAACGATAAAGTTTACTTGTTTTCTAGGCGTTTAGAAAATATTACAAGCCAATTTCCAGATGCTTGCAAGCATATTAGAGAATGTGTGAAAGTTAAGGAAGCTATTGTTGAAGGAGAATGCGTTGGCGTAGACCCTAACACAGGCGATATGCTTCCTTTTCAAGTTATATCCCAACGGAGAGGAAGAAAATATGATATAGAAAAGATGGAGGAAGAGGTTCCAGTTGAAGTTTTCCTTTTTGATGTTCTATATGTAAATGATGAAGATTATACTGTTAAACCATTTTTAGAAAGAAGAAGAAAGCTTGAGGAAATTATTGAAGAAACTGAAAAAGGGAAAATTTCAGAGTTAATTATTGCAAGCGATCCTGAAGAGCTTGATAGATATATGGATAAGGCTGTATCAGATGGATGTGAAGGATTAATGGTTAAATCTATAGGGGTAGATTCAATTTATAAAGCTGGAGCTAGAGGATGGACTTGGATAAAATATAAAAGATCTTATAAAGCAGAGTTAGCGGATACATTTGATTTAGTTCCAATCGGAGGTTTTTATGGTAAAGGAAAAAGAGCTGGAAGCTACGGCGCTTTATTAATGGCAGCTTATAATAAAGAGGAAGATATCTTCGAAACTGTATGCAAGCTTGGAAGCGGCTTCACAGATGAAGATTTAAAAAAGCTTTCAGATGAAATGAGGAAATGGGTTATTCCGCATAAGCATGCAAGAGTAGATTCGCTTATGGAAGCGGATATTTGGTTTTCTCCAAGCATTGTTCTTGAGGTTGCTTCAGATGAAATAACGCTTTCACCTCTTCACTCTTGCGGAAGAGATTTAATAAAGAAGGAAAGTGGATTGGCTTTAAGGTTTCCAAGATTTACAGGTAGATGGAGGTTTGATAAATCTCCTGAAGATGCTACAACAACAAGCGAAATTTTAGAAACTTATAAAAAACAGTTAAAGAAAATTTAA
- a CDS encoding APC family permease: protein MSAEKTLFLRRATGLVRAWALSDAFMYAALSVNIVTLGMYAFSFGSFLPQHNLVPAILISFLIIFLEIIAYCGLISVMPRAGGDYVWQSRVLHPLIGFVFAWNCWVSVLWLWGPIYGQMLVWEFISPLLVLFGKISGNPALYSAALWWTGSMGAFIATLITIGFVFIYVGLGMRNYARIQKTCFILGTIGVLAFIAIIAATPQAAFINAFSKHWSEFTGQAISYNDVIERTTQIGDWSLDFRDYPFSATIASLSLPLIPFVVFFNLYPQWGATLYGEVRGASDFKRQAGAMAIGSIFMNILAVIMLLALWKFIGYEFFNASNYLFWYYIYTGADSTVPLFPYPPLLATFILENPALGALLVFLIGLWFFGWSGTLFLSSTRVVFAMAFDRVLPEWFGKVTTKFRTPINCLAFMAIMTTFIGWLYCFNIGGFTRLTLDAVFMIAVGYAVTCIAAAIVPWRMPDAYNRAPISKYKIGGIPVITIAGVLFALFLIWVMYLWAIDPVYGVNDPVSVIYLIANYIAAVIIFYAFKWYRKKQGIEVDMLYKEIPTE from the coding sequence TTGAGTGCAGAGAAAACTTTATTTTTAAGACGTGCAACAGGGCTTGTTAGAGCTTGGGCTTTAAGCGACGCATTCATGTACGCTGCACTTTCCGTTAATATCGTGACGTTAGGAATGTACGCTTTCTCATTTGGCAGTTTTCTTCCGCAGCATAATTTAGTACCCGCTATTCTTATAAGCTTTCTTATAATATTCTTAGAGATTATTGCGTATTGTGGATTAATTTCTGTTATGCCTAGAGCTGGTGGAGACTACGTTTGGCAATCAAGAGTTTTGCATCCTTTAATCGGTTTTGTTTTCGCTTGGAATTGTTGGGTTTCAGTTCTTTGGCTTTGGGGACCAATTTATGGGCAGATGCTTGTTTGGGAGTTTATAAGCCCACTGCTAGTTCTTTTTGGAAAAATTTCAGGTAATCCAGCGCTTTATTCAGCAGCTTTATGGTGGACCGGCTCCATGGGAGCTTTTATTGCCACATTAATTACTATAGGCTTCGTTTTTATTTATGTAGGGTTAGGGATGAGAAATTACGCTAGAATACAAAAAACATGTTTTATCTTAGGAACTATAGGTGTTTTAGCTTTCATAGCTATTATAGCGGCAACTCCTCAAGCAGCTTTTATTAATGCATTCAGTAAGCATTGGTCTGAATTTACTGGTCAAGCAATCAGCTATAACGATGTGATAGAGCGAACAACTCAAATTGGTGATTGGAGTTTAGATTTTAGAGATTATCCTTTTTCAGCTACTATAGCTTCCTTAAGCCTACCGTTAATTCCATTTGTTGTATTCTTTAATCTTTATCCTCAGTGGGGTGCTACTCTTTACGGTGAAGTTAGAGGGGCAAGCGATTTTAAGAGGCAAGCAGGCGCTATGGCTATAGGAAGCATTTTCATGAATATTTTAGCTGTTATAATGCTTTTAGCCTTATGGAAATTTATTGGTTACGAGTTCTTTAATGCTTCAAATTATCTCTTTTGGTATTACATCTATACAGGGGCCGATTCTACTGTGCCATTGTTTCCATATCCTCCTCTATTAGCCACTTTCATTCTTGAAAATCCTGCTTTAGGCGCGCTGCTAGTTTTCTTAATAGGCTTATGGTTTTTCGGTTGGTCTGGAACTTTATTCCTATCCTCTACACGAGTAGTTTTCGCTATGGCTTTTGATAGAGTTCTCCCAGAATGGTTTGGAAAAGTTACAACAAAATTTAGAACTCCAATAAATTGCTTAGCATTTATGGCTATAATGACCACTTTCATAGGATGGCTTTACTGCTTTAACATCGGAGGCTTTACCAGGCTTACTCTTGACGCTGTATTTATGATTGCTGTAGGCTATGCTGTAACATGTATTGCGGCAGCGATAGTTCCCTGGCGTATGCCTGATGCCTATAATCGGGCTCCAATATCAAAATATAAAATTGGAGGAATCCCTGTGATTACTATAGCTGGAGTACTGTTCGCATTATTCCTAATTTGGGTTATGTATCTTTGGGCTATAGACCCTGTTTATGGCGTTAATGATCCAGTATCAGTAATATATTTAATAGCTAACTATATAGCGGCTGTGATAATCTTTTACGCGTTTAAATGGTATAGAAAGAAGCAAGGAATTGAAGTGGATATGCTTTATAAAGAGATTCCAACCGAATAA
- a CDS encoding metallophosphoesterase, with amino-acid sequence MTRIFFATDVHGSEKCWKKFVNAGKFYKANISILGGDLTGKAVIPIVSEGNNIYKVNFLEQDFNLKSSEELAEMEYKIVNSGYYPYIVSREELKELSVNPDKVNKIFEQLMTERLENWLRFADEKLKGSGIKAYVCPGNDDPFIINELIKKSEVIENAEGKVVEVDSYHEMISSGWTNVTPWKTFRECSEEELERKIEEMTQKVNNLRNCIFNLHAPPYGSGLDEAPQLDESLKPIYGGQVLMPVGSKAVKEAIEKYQPLLGLHGHIHEGKGFSRIGRTLCINPGSSYEEGTLLGAIIDLDKGKIVRHMLATG; translated from the coding sequence ATGACCAGAATATTTTTCGCGACCGATGTTCACGGTTCAGAAAAATGCTGGAAAAAATTTGTTAACGCTGGAAAATTTTATAAAGCTAACATCTCAATTTTAGGCGGAGATTTAACTGGTAAAGCTGTAATTCCAATAGTGAGCGAAGGCAACAACATTTATAAAGTGAATTTTTTAGAGCAGGATTTTAATTTAAAATCTAGTGAAGAGCTTGCTGAAATGGAGTATAAAATAGTTAATTCAGGTTATTATCCATATATTGTTTCTCGTGAAGAGTTAAAAGAGTTAAGTGTTAATCCAGATAAAGTTAATAAAATTTTTGAGCAGTTAATGACTGAGCGGTTAGAGAATTGGTTAAGGTTTGCTGATGAAAAATTAAAGGGTTCAGGGATTAAAGCGTATGTTTGCCCAGGAAACGATGATCCATTCATAATTAACGAGTTAATTAAGAAATCTGAAGTTATAGAAAATGCTGAGGGAAAAGTTGTTGAGGTAGATTCTTATCATGAAATGATAAGCTCTGGATGGACTAATGTAACTCCATGGAAAACTTTTAGGGAATGCAGTGAAGAAGAGCTTGAAAGAAAAATAGAAGAAATGACTCAAAAAGTTAATAATTTGAGAAACTGTATTTTTAATCTTCACGCTCCACCATATGGATCTGGGCTTGATGAAGCTCCCCAATTAGATGAAAGCCTTAAGCCTATTTATGGAGGGCAGGTTTTAATGCCTGTTGGAAGTAAAGCTGTTAAAGAAGCTATAGAAAAATATCAACCGCTTCTCGGGCTTCACGGGCACATTCATGAAGGTAAGGGTTTTTCACGCATTGGAAGAACTTTATGCATTAACCCTGGCAGCTCTTATGAAGAAGGAACATTGTTAGGCGCTATAATTGATTTAGATAAAGGAAAAATAGTTAGACATATGCTTGCAACAGGTTGA
- the albA gene encoding DNA-binding protein Alba produces the protein MNQINQVFIGKKPLMNYVVACLHLLNHGVSEITLKARGRAISKAVDTAEMLRRVFAKGLAVKKIDLNSEEVTRQDGRKTLISTIEILLAK, from the coding sequence ATGAATCAAATAAATCAAGTATTTATTGGTAAAAAACCTTTAATGAATTATGTTGTGGCTTGCTTGCATTTATTAAATCATGGGGTAAGCGAAATAACTTTGAAAGCTAGGGGGAGAGCTATTTCCAAAGCTGTTGATACAGCGGAAATGCTTAGAAGAGTTTTTGCTAAAGGTTTAGCGGTTAAGAAAATTGATTTAAATTCTGAAGAGGTTACGCGTCAAGATGGAAGAAAAACGCTTATTTCAACGATAGAAATTCTTTTAGCTAAGTAA
- a CDS encoding trimethylamine methyltransferase family protein produces MLKFLSNNEVLEIHNASLKMLNKLGVIIKHEKLLKMLKDAGADVDEEKQLARLPIYLIEEFVSKAPSGYIMGGRKREYDLYVGDGKSYVRSQGGCDRILDLETGVIREANTNDVINATIIQDALENIHWCASFLHPSDEPPMTRDLYQLMLMMENTVKHIVAQPYTTESFKYQVKMAKAIIGDEEEFMKRPLISVFVGPTSPLEIDKHNCELIEIAAKNRIPIMPVSAPIAGATGPVTLAGLAALAHAEIMMIVVLTQLINPGAPIEYTPRPNTMDMRTAQSLWGAIEYALTSAIGVQLARLIKLPVCVQCLSTDSKLPDAQACIEKTMQITLAALMKPDTMTGAGGIDSVKTASLEQLVIDNEIIGIAKRIAKGVEVNDETIAYHVIERVKHGGHFLADKHTSKYYFEEHYIPKLFDRNARGAWEAAGGKDLTTKAKETAKKILKEYEQRPLDEDVKKDLRKIMDEARKNLVK; encoded by the coding sequence ATGCTTAAATTTTTATCTAATAATGAGGTTTTAGAAATTCATAACGCCTCCTTAAAAATGTTGAATAAGCTTGGCGTAATAATAAAACATGAAAAACTTCTTAAAATGCTTAAGGATGCTGGAGCTGACGTTGATGAAGAAAAGCAGTTAGCTAGACTTCCAATATACTTGATTGAAGAGTTTGTTAGTAAAGCTCCAAGCGGGTATATTATGGGCGGTCGAAAAAGAGAATATGATTTATATGTTGGAGATGGTAAAAGTTATGTTAGGAGTCAAGGTGGCTGCGATCGTATCTTAGATTTAGAAACAGGTGTTATTAGAGAAGCTAATACAAACGATGTTATTAACGCTACAATCATTCAAGATGCTTTAGAAAACATTCATTGGTGCGCAAGCTTTCTTCATCCAAGTGATGAACCTCCAATGACAAGAGATCTTTATCAATTAATGCTAATGATGGAAAATACTGTAAAGCATATAGTAGCTCAACCATATACAACTGAATCTTTTAAGTATCAAGTTAAAATGGCTAAAGCTATCATTGGAGATGAGGAAGAATTCATGAAAAGACCTCTTATAAGCGTTTTTGTTGGGCCAACAAGCCCGCTGGAAATAGATAAACATAACTGCGAGCTTATAGAAATAGCTGCTAAAAATAGAATTCCAATAATGCCTGTTAGCGCTCCTATAGCTGGCGCTACTGGTCCAGTAACTTTAGCTGGGTTAGCAGCTTTAGCTCACGCTGAAATAATGATGATTGTTGTTTTAACTCAATTAATTAATCCAGGTGCTCCAATAGAGTATACACCTAGACCTAACACTATGGATATGCGAACTGCTCAATCACTTTGGGGAGCCATAGAATATGCGTTAACTTCAGCTATTGGGGTTCAATTAGCTAGGCTTATTAAGCTTCCAGTATGCGTTCAATGCTTAAGCACAGACTCTAAGCTTCCAGATGCTCAAGCTTGCATAGAGAAAACTATGCAAATAACTTTAGCAGCTTTAATGAAGCCTGATACGATGACTGGTGCTGGAGGAATAGATTCTGTTAAAACTGCAAGCTTAGAGCAATTAGTAATCGATAATGAAATAATAGGTATAGCTAAAAGAATTGCTAAAGGGGTTGAAGTTAACGATGAAACAATTGCTTATCATGTTATCGAAAGAGTTAAGCATGGCGGCCATTTTCTAGCTGATAAACATACCAGCAAATATTATTTTGAGGAGCATTATATACCTAAGCTTTTTGATAGAAATGCTAGAGGAGCATGGGAAGCCGCTGGCGGAAAAGACTTAACAACTAAAGCAAAAGAAACTGCAAAGAAAATTCTTAAAGAATATGAGCAGAGACCATTAGATGAAGATGTTAAAAAAGACTTAAGAAAAATAATGGATGAAGCTAGAAAAAACTTGGTTAAATAA
- a CDS encoding nitroreductase family protein, with product MELFEAIFGRRSIRAFKKDDVPEDYLLKLIDAARFAPSAGNLQSWEFVIVKSVEGRKALAKAALNQNFIFEAPVAIVVCANEARSGRYYGERGAKLYCIQDTAAAIQNLLLSAYALGLGACWVGAFNEAEVAKVIEASKSIRPIAIIPIGFPLEKPYPPSRRSLKEIIHKEKLNL from the coding sequence TTGGAGCTTTTTGAAGCTATTTTTGGTAGAAGAAGCATAAGAGCTTTTAAAAAAGATGATGTTCCAGAAGATTATTTATTAAAATTAATTGATGCAGCTCGCTTTGCTCCTTCAGCTGGAAACCTTCAATCTTGGGAGTTTGTTATAGTTAAAAGCGTTGAAGGAAGAAAAGCTCTTGCAAAAGCAGCTTTAAATCAAAACTTTATTTTTGAAGCTCCAGTTGCAATAGTTGTTTGCGCTAATGAAGCTAGAAGCGGAAGATATTATGGTGAAAGAGGAGCAAAACTTTACTGTATTCAAGATACAGCTGCAGCCATTCAAAACTTGCTGTTAAGCGCTTATGCGCTTGGGCTTGGAGCATGTTGGGTCGGCGCTTTTAATGAAGCTGAAGTGGCTAAAGTAATTGAAGCTAGTAAAAGCATTAGGCCAATAGCTATAATTCCTATCGGCTTCCCATTAGAAAAGCCTTATCCCCCATCAAGAAGAAGCCTTAAAGAAATAATTCATAAAGAAAAATTAAATCTTTAA